From Anticarsia gemmatalis isolate Benzon Research Colony breed Stoneville strain chromosome 3, ilAntGemm2 primary, whole genome shotgun sequence, one genomic window encodes:
- the LOC142987381 gene encoding uncharacterized protein LOC142987381: protein MDNRAAKLALARKKLKDHQEKKTITVKDESYQSERKPSSDLTNPGYDNTQTVEELKTPHSEGMADTLYSEVPTPIIKEELVLADVKSLTEDNMKSASVPDINVTEILISNKRNLELQVYDLQAKLGQLEHNHALVINDFKMCNSKVNDLENELQTINNKYLHATQEISMKEKVINDLTCTQTSYQEQINNLSEQLEFTKSILGAKEAESDSLHSQLYNLQNQYDVIHLQLQQLTNGTPACPSNEKSLDVEKNEALLQKIANLEQQLSLLQKERDQINLHYEHYVAELNEQLKSVVKKNEELSKEVQNLSNRENSLIEQISDMEIRLQNYNVDKKRFEMDQNTSNIKVLEDNLRQVQGALNELQIHHMKLQSQYAESEAKVKELSELKETGCNHDNISITKLSADMTSDKVAAQRATEQNKKLKQDMQGLEDAFVKMSKDKLELTEKLTAEKFLNRELTIKLADVEEKAKEMQIKLKAKDEEMIRLQSNYRDIEKQCEQLKDSEKNINVVPEEIAQVIEENSENNNGLEKDEAENEHLIKQVENKHSMQKEDAMSKLQERFLKIMGEVADLSDEKHRLEHIILQLQNETDTICEYVALYQQQRSLLKRRDEERSAQLKVFQQECGKLKCELEELSGILARFADDQDLLSYFKIESRRNDMERVMTLLTNLRNNSLIDPKKKNVEFKNFYPCNCCSGQLIDV from the exons ATGGATAACCGTGCAGCTAAGTTAGCTCTAGCACGTAAGAAG TTAAAAGACCACCAGGAAAAGAAGACGATTACTGTAAAAGATGAGAGTTATCAATCAGAAAGAAAACCAAGTTCAGATCTAACAAATCCAGGCTATGATAATACCCAAACTGTAGAAGAATTAAAAACCCCACACAGTGAAGGTATGGCTGATACATTATACTCTGAAGTTCCAACTCCTATCATTAAAGAAGAACTTGTGTTAGCTGATGTAAAAAGTTTAACAGAGGATAATATGAAATCTGCATCTGTGCCTGACATTAATGTTACTGAGATATTAATATCCAATAAGAGAAATCTGGAATTGCAAGTATATGATTTACAAGCTAAACTTGGTCAACTAGAGCATAATCATGCATTGGTGATTAATGATTTCAAGATGTGTAATTCAAAGGTCAATGATCTGGAAAATGAATTGCaaacaattaacaataaatatctaCATGCTACTCAAGAAATATCAATgaaagaaaaagtaattaatgacTTAACTTGTACACAGACATCATAtcaagaacaaataaataatttatcagaGCAATTGGAATTTACAAAATCTATACTTGGTGCCAAAGAGGCAGAGAGTGATTCTCTTCACAGCCAGTTATACAACCTTCAGAATCAATATGATGTCATACATTTACAGTTGCAACAACTCACAAATGGTACACCTGCCTGCCCTTCCAATGAGAAAAGTCTTGATGTTGAAAAGAATGAAGCACTTCTGCAAAAAATCGCTAACTTAGAACAACAATTAAGTTTGTTACAGAAAGAAAGAGATCAGATTAATTTACATTATGAACATTATGTTGCTGAACTGAATGAGCAGTTAAAATCAGTTGTAAAGAAGAATGAAGAGCTGAGTAAGGAGGTACAGAATTTGTCAAACAGGGAGAACAGTCTCATTGAACAAATAAGTGATATGGAGATAAGGCTACAAAACTACAATGTTGACAAAAAACGCTTTGAAATGGATCAGAACACAAGTAACATTAAAGTTTTAGAGGATAATTTAAGACAAGTtcag GGTGCATTAAATGAATTACAAATTCATCACATGAAACTCCAAAGTCAGTATGCTGAAAGTGAAGCAAAAGTAAAGGAACTGTCTGAACTAAAAGAAACTGGTTGCAATCATGATAATATAAGCATAACTAAACTGAGTGCTGATATGACGAGTGATAAAGTTGCTGCTCAGAGGGCTACTGagcaaaacaaaaaattaaaacaagacaTGCAAGGCTTAGAGGATGCATTTGTAAAAATG aGTAAAGATAAGTTAGAACTAACAGAAAAACTTACTgcagaaaagtttttaaatagaGAGTTAACCATTAAATTAGCTGACGTAGAAGAGAAGGCCAaagaaatgcaaataaaattaaaagctaaGGATGAGGAAATGATTAGATTACAGTCGAATTACAGAGACATTGAGAAACAGTGTGAACAGCTAAAGGATTCAGAGAAGAATATTAATGTTGTTCCTGAAGAAATTGCGCAAGTTATTGAGGAAAACTCCGAGAACAATAATGGACTGGAAAAGGATGAAGCTGAAAatgaacatttaattaaacaagtaGAGAATAAACACAGTATGCAAAAAGAAGATGCTATGTCTAAACTTCAAGAGcggtttttgaaaataatgggAGAAGTCGCGGATTTGTCCGATGAAAAACATAGActtgaacatattattttgcaaCTACAGAATGAAACTGACACAATTTGTGAATATGTAGCTTTGTACCAACAACAACGCAGTTTATTAAAAAGGCGAGACGAAGAGCGGAGTGCTCAACTAAAAGTATTCCAACAGGAATGCGGTAAACTTAAATGTGAGCTGGAAGAGCTTAGTGGAATTTTGGCGCGTTTTGCTGATGACCAAGACTTGTTATCTTATTTCAAAATCGAATCAAGACGCAACGATATGGAGAGAGTCATGACATTGCTAACTAATCTAAGAAACAATTCCCTCATTGAtcctaaaaagaaaaatgttgaatttaaaaacttttatccCTGTAACTGTTGCTCTGGCCAGTTAATCGatgtgtaa